In Cyanobacteriota bacterium, a genomic segment contains:
- a CDS encoding flavodoxin family protein yields MATIAIVYFSGSGHTHLMAEAVAKGASDAGAEVKLLRITGEQITNGRWKDDAIMATLNQADAIVFGSPTYMGGVAAQFKAFIDAGSYAWFTQQWKDKLAGGFTHSSSPSGDKQGTLLYLAINAAQHGMIWVGAGEMNDGTVNRLGSFLGVMGQSPVDMSGAPAVVDPADLLTAEKYGQRIAMATQRWNK; encoded by the coding sequence ATGGCTACGATCGCGATTGTGTATTTCTCCGGATCTGGTCACACTCATCTAATGGCTGAGGCTGTAGCTAAAGGAGCCAGTGATGCAGGTGCAGAGGTTAAACTGCTGCGGATCACAGGGGAACAAATTACCAATGGTCGCTGGAAGGACGATGCCATCATGGCAACCCTCAACCAAGCTGATGCCATTGTCTTTGGGTCACCGACGTACATGGGTGGTGTTGCTGCTCAGTTCAAGGCATTTATTGATGCAGGCAGCTATGCTTGGTTTACCCAACAGTGGAAAGACAAACTCGCAGGTGGGTTTACCCATTCTAGTTCCCCCAGTGGTGACAAACAGGGCACCTTGCTTTATCTTGCGATTAATGCAGCTCAACATGGCATGATTTGGGTAGGAGCTGGTGAAATGAATGATGGCACCGTTAACCGTCTCGGCTCATTCCTTGGTGTTATGGGTCAAAGTCCTGTCGATATGTCGGGTGCGCCAGCCGTTGTGGATCCTGCCGATCTGCTCACGGCTGAAAAATACGGTCAGCGCATTGCCATGGCTACCCAGCGCTGGAACAAGTAG
- a CDS encoding pentapeptide repeat-containing protein, translating into MQLKDFLNRYRQGERDFAHIDLREANLSGVNLQDIDLTGANLTGANLSWAFLTRATLVGANLRQADLRSCALNNANLTQAVLSGANLTKADLRLANLQSAELDWAILQEADLSLADLQGARLDQANLERAKLNSAKLMDLELMEANLRGASLTGADLSRANLREAHLEEANLREANLAGANLTEVNLTTAYLRQANLQSADLHRVILQGADLSEAQLDNADLSRANLSGAYLLKASCRKTHLPRADLQDAYLLQADLTEANLRGAIMRRADLSGAYLSDTILSEADLSNACLLQCHLIRTSLEGTKMTGCCIYNWRVEEADFSKVDCRYVFTRFNYHAKRAMDRHPVDRDFAPGEMSATYGSSSHLELTLDGEVHWQALLFSLIQIQQESPDVALTINSYEFANGKGTVRLLVNRPINASTLTQRILKLYPEMQQQWKRHQKAILTRMNILVQPHQTSTDPTTLGTAPLPQATTNHTSKLPGQIMQHVQLSLFSQDAQDRAQHSQALVAFLTQQGIKTDEEQRRLIGKVIMKRASLDKTFLDRLLRWERSADQAERTSLVGEAVRSAIAMLWS; encoded by the coding sequence TTGCAACTTAAAGATTTCCTGAATCGATATCGCCAGGGAGAGCGTGATTTTGCTCACATCGATTTGAGGGAGGCTAACCTCAGTGGAGTGAACCTCCAAGATATTGACCTAACAGGTGCCAACCTCACGGGAGCCAACCTGAGTTGGGCGTTTCTCACCCGTGCAACCTTGGTGGGAGCCAATCTCCGGCAGGCTGATTTGCGCAGTTGTGCCTTGAATAATGCAAACTTGACCCAAGCAGTCTTGTCAGGAGCCAACTTAACAAAAGCAGACTTGCGGTTAGCCAACCTCCAGTCAGCAGAGTTAGATTGGGCAATCTTGCAGGAAGCTGATTTAAGCCTAGCTGACCTGCAAGGAGCCAGACTGGATCAAGCTAACCTAGAGCGTGCAAAGCTCAATAGTGCCAAGTTAATGGACTTGGAATTGATGGAGGCCAACTTGCGAGGGGCCAGCCTCACTGGGGCTGATCTAAGCCGAGCTAATCTGCGAGAAGCTCACTTAGAAGAGGCTAACTTGCGGGAGGCTAATTTAGCAGGCGCTAATCTAACTGAAGTGAATTTAACCACGGCCTATTTGCGACAAGCTAATTTACAGTCGGCAGACTTGCACCGGGTGATTTTACAGGGGGCTGATTTGAGTGAAGCTCAATTGGATAATGCTGACTTGAGTCGGGCAAATTTGAGTGGAGCCTATCTGCTCAAGGCTAGTTGTCGCAAAACTCACTTGCCAAGGGCAGACCTCCAAGATGCCTATTTGCTACAAGCAGATTTAACTGAAGCAAATTTGCGCGGGGCAATCATGCGTCGTGCTGACCTCAGCGGGGCCTACCTTAGTGACACGATTTTAAGTGAAGCAGATTTGAGTAACGCCTGTCTGTTGCAGTGCCACCTAATTCGGACTAGCTTGGAGGGCACCAAGATGACAGGATGTTGCATTTACAACTGGCGCGTGGAAGAGGCAGACTTTTCTAAGGTGGACTGTCGATATGTCTTTACTCGGTTCAATTACCATGCCAAGCGGGCGATGGACAGGCACCCTGTCGATCGCGACTTCGCTCCTGGAGAAATGTCAGCCACCTATGGTAGCAGTAGTCACCTTGAACTGACCCTGGATGGAGAAGTGCACTGGCAGGCACTGCTGTTTTCCCTAATTCAGATTCAGCAAGAGTCTCCAGATGTGGCCCTGACAATCAACAGCTACGAGTTTGCAAATGGCAAGGGGACTGTGAGGCTGCTAGTGAATCGCCCCATTAATGCCAGCACACTGACTCAGCGCATTCTTAAGCTTTATCCTGAGATGCAACAACAGTGGAAACGTCACCAGAAAGCCATCTTGACCAGGATGAACATTTTGGTTCAGCCTCACCAAACCAGCACTGACCCTACTACTTTGGGGACAGCACCGTTGCCTCAGGCAACAACCAACCATACTTCTAAGCTTCCTGGTCAAATCATGCAGCATGTCCAGCTTAGTTTGTTTTCCCAGGATGCTCAAGACCGTGCCCAGCATAGTCAAGCGCTGGTAGCCTTTCTCACGCAACAGGGCATTAAAACCGATGAGGAACAGCGCCGCTTGATTGGTAAGGTGATTATGAAGCGTGCAAGTCTGGACAAAACCTTTCTCGATCGCCTGTTACGCTGGGAGCGATCAGCAGATCAGGCAGAGCGCACTTCCTTAGTGGGAGAGGCCGTACGTTCGGCGATCGCAATGCTGTGGTCATGA
- a CDS encoding class I SAM-dependent methyltransferase family protein, whose amino-acid sequence MYYWLLRVGLQTIGRLSDGIRLGWRTGFDSGVMLEYIYENQPRGITPLGVWFDRMFIAHPVWDGVRSRRQFLIGQLQQALSHYDHPLVVDLAAGVGSYLFTIPPGRATIIAGDYEPEAVAQGQDKANRLGRTDITFQRHNAFVLSELASDRADILVASGFFDILTDDQQIQTVLQNGSAITPPGARWVFTIQEHHPDLKLLKQSLVDLNQRPWELVPRPAEQLVAWAEPYGWHLETLERNQFFAVGTLVKQH is encoded by the coding sequence GTGTACTACTGGCTATTGCGTGTTGGGTTACAGACGATTGGTAGATTGAGTGATGGCATTCGTCTTGGCTGGCGCACAGGCTTTGACTCTGGCGTAATGCTGGAATATATCTACGAGAACCAACCTCGTGGCATTACCCCCTTGGGGGTATGGTTTGACCGGATGTTTATAGCTCACCCGGTATGGGATGGGGTACGATCGCGCCGACAATTCTTGATTGGACAGCTTCAACAAGCCCTTAGCCACTATGACCATCCCCTAGTGGTTGACCTTGCTGCTGGGGTTGGCTCTTACCTGTTCACAATTCCCCCCGGACGGGCGACTATTATTGCTGGCGACTACGAACCAGAAGCCGTAGCTCAAGGACAAGATAAAGCTAATCGCTTGGGACGAACAGATATTACCTTTCAGCGCCATAATGCCTTCGTGCTGTCAGAGTTGGCCAGCGATCGGGCCGATATTCTCGTGGCATCCGGCTTTTTTGACATCCTCACTGACGACCAGCAAATTCAAACCGTATTGCAAAATGGCTCTGCTATTACCCCACCGGGGGCACGGTGGGTGTTCACCATCCAAGAGCATCACCCCGACCTAAAGCTGCTCAAGCAAAGCCTAGTGGATCTAAACCAGCGTCCATGGGAACTCGTGCCCCGACCAGCAGAGCAACTCGTCGCCTGGGCAGAACCCTATGGCTGGCACCTAGAAACCTTAGAGCGCAACCAATTCTTCGCTGTAGGTACCTTGGTCAAGCAGCACTAA
- a CDS encoding helix-turn-helix transcriptional regulator, whose protein sequence is MTRPSQDSNPCPVSILMNILSGPWTLYILWILSTNGSTRFGALKRRVEGISTKMLTERLRLLEREGIVSRHYEPTVPPQVSYELTVRGQELVSILAQLNELAERWYRQPQAAV, encoded by the coding sequence ATGACAAGACCATCACAAGATTCTAATCCTTGCCCTGTTAGCATTTTGATGAATATTCTGTCTGGCCCTTGGACGCTGTATATTCTCTGGATACTGTCTACGAATGGGTCTACGCGGTTTGGAGCACTGAAGCGACGAGTTGAGGGCATTTCTACCAAGATGTTGACCGAGCGTCTGCGCCTGTTAGAGCGAGAAGGCATTGTCTCTCGGCACTATGAACCCACGGTGCCTCCGCAGGTCTCCTATGAGCTAACGGTAAGGGGTCAGGAGTTAGTTAGCATTTTGGCGCAGTTAAACGAGTTGGCTGAGCGCTGGTATCGTCAGCCTCAAGCAGCCGTATAA